The sequence below is a genomic window from Streptomyces sudanensis.
CTGCACCGGGCGGGACGGGTCGTCGCTCGCCGAGAAGCCGATCAGGAGGTGGCCGCCGGGTGCCAGTACGCGGTGGAACTCCGCCAGGACGGCCGGGAGTTCCCGCGGCGGGGTGTGGATGACGGACCAGCGGGAGAGGACGCCGCCCAGTGTGCCGTCGGCGATGTCCAGCGCGGCCATCGATCCCACCTCGAACCGCAGGTCCGGGTGGGCCCGCCGGGCCAGGTCGACCATCGCGGGGGAGGCGTCGACGCCGAACGCCGCCAGCCCCAGCCCGTCCAGGTGGGCGGTGACGTGGCCGGGGCCGCACCCCAGGTCCGCGACCCGGTCGTTCCCGTCCGCGCGTACGACCTCGGCGAAGGCGCCCAGGATCGCCCGGTCCAGGGGGCTGTCGCGCAGCGAGTCCCGGAACAGCTCCGCGTAGGTGGGGGCGATGGCGTCGTAGGCGTCGCGGGTGGCGCTGAGAGCGTCGTGTTCGGTC
It includes:
- a CDS encoding class I SAM-dependent methyltransferase; the encoded protein is MTEHDALSATRDAYDAIAPTYAELFRDSLRDSPLDRAILGAFAEVVRADGNDRVADLGCGPGHVTAHLDGLGLAAFGVDASPAMVDLARRAHPDLRFEVGSMAALDIADGTLGGVLSRWSVIHTPPRELPAVLAEFHRVLAPGGHLLIGFSASDDPSRPVQVFDHAVAPAYRWAPDRLAAMLREAGLAEVARMVREPRPTDRRQFREVQLLARRIPAETA